In Edaphobacter dinghuensis, a genomic segment contains:
- a CDS encoding acyltransferase family protein — MSLGSETLHLAPKPSSRLLSIDVMRGITIGFMILVNNNGQNNLAYRAMNHSPWNGFTPTDLVFPTFLFIMGVSIVLSFGARKAQSTPKSELLLHILRRFVLLVLLGLVVNGFPYFHLHTLRIYGVLQRIAVCYLLASLLQLLTERIAPRVALFVLALAGYWVLLRWVPVPGHGMPGRDFPLLDPDINLVAYVDRHIFPHRLFEGTRDPEGLLSDIPSFASTLLGMIAGWWLKSVRPSFDKVKWLAIGGVLLLAAGLLWSQSLPINKKLWTSSYVLYAGGWSVLILTACYFALEIKQWRGQWTYPWVVFGTNAITAYVLSELLSSAVAVFHVNSNQSLQQFVYSGFFYHIGTPAFGSLVYSILFAAICWIPAWLLYRKRIFIKL; from the coding sequence ATGTCGCTCGGCTCTGAAACACTGCATCTCGCGCCCAAGCCGTCATCGCGCCTTCTATCGATCGATGTCATGCGCGGCATCACGATTGGGTTCATGATCCTCGTCAACAATAACGGTCAGAACAATCTGGCCTACCGTGCGATGAACCACTCTCCATGGAACGGATTTACACCCACCGATCTGGTCTTCCCCACGTTTTTATTTATTATGGGTGTCTCGATTGTGCTCTCCTTTGGCGCTCGCAAAGCACAGTCCACCCCGAAGAGTGAGCTCCTGCTTCACATCCTGCGGCGCTTTGTTTTGCTGGTGCTGCTGGGCCTTGTAGTAAATGGATTCCCCTACTTTCATCTCCACACCTTGCGAATATATGGTGTGCTGCAACGCATCGCAGTCTGCTATCTGTTGGCCAGTCTGCTGCAGTTGCTGACGGAGCGCATTGCGCCGCGGGTCGCACTCTTTGTGCTCGCGCTTGCAGGGTATTGGGTTCTACTGCGCTGGGTTCCGGTACCCGGCCACGGCATGCCAGGTAGAGATTTTCCTCTACTCGATCCGGATATCAACCTCGTTGCCTATGTCGACCGGCACATCTTTCCTCATCGTCTCTTCGAAGGTACGCGTGATCCGGAGGGTCTGCTAAGCGATATTCCTTCGTTCGCCAGCACGTTGTTGGGGATGATTGCCGGTTGGTGGCTGAAGAGTGTGCGCCCATCCTTCGACAAAGTTAAGTGGTTGGCGATCGGCGGTGTGTTGCTGCTTGCAGCGGGGCTGCTCTGGTCGCAGAGTCTTCCAATCAACAAAAAGCTCTGGACGAGTTCGTACGTTCTCTACGCAGGAGGCTGGAGTGTTTTGATCCTGACCGCATGTTATTTTGCACTGGAGATCAAACAGTGGAGAGGGCAATGGACCTATCCGTGGGTGGTCTTCGGCACCAATGCGATCACGGCATACGTTCTCTCTGAACTACTTTCCTCTGCCGTCGCAGTCTTTCATGTCAACTCAAATCAGTCATTGCAACAGTTCGTCTACTCCGGCTTCTTCTACCACATAGGGACGCCCGCATTTGGCTCGCTCGTCTACTCGATCCTCTTCGCGGCGATCTGCTGGATACCGGCATGGTTACTTTATCGCAAACGCATCTTCATTAAGCTCTAG